The nucleotide sequence tgCTCAAAATTGGTCCCAAGATGTTCCTAGGGACaacttgtccaagttttaggaggATTTCCTTAGTCAGAGTTTTGTGTATAGGACTAAGGTCAGAGTTTTGTATGTGtagcttttgtctgagttttgtctaGGCAAAAGGTCTGAGCTTTGTGCTATATGTTTTgtgtccgggctttctagttagtcttgaaagtccgggctttgccttgtatataaactttaatatggaatagacaaggtaacgattctgtgtgaatttctgtgcacctaaccctaattgtaggtccaggtttcgggaccgaaaccgtgattttcatgataatgttcaaagatggaagagataagagagatgataacaaacaaactttgtattaatccggtagtaaacattacaagtcggcccggttacatgacaaccgaactaataccaaagaagtatacatccggggagaaaccaagtggtgatttctcccggtgaggtctcagacctccattctctctctagcacacacttgtgctctcactcttatgttgcaaatgacaaagtgttggtatttataccaaaacacaggctgcaggtcgaaggatcagactgactggtcgaaacatcatccttcgatcagacagtcttcgaaagatactcacatacctcgaatgatatccttcgatatccttcgaggtccatccttcgatgggtatctttcgagctcatcgaaggatattcataatccttcgatgccttatccttcgacaccaataacaacacagcaactttgtctagcaacacacacacacagtcaaaccaacaaccctctcgtttgaccacttcaaacgagcgggtctatacacgttcgcttgaccgtttcactaactattacaaattcagcataaaataaaactaatctattcgacaagcatcggacacaaaatctgcatcaacaaattcccccttgtccgttgctgtcgaatgctgaaaatgcaactgcaatcgatcttcagccaagtattcatcttctctgtgtagacaaattcccccttgaccgatgatccaggtaagtagtatcctgatgctcattgtataagatttccccctcaaagtacgcgtatccgtattgagtgttgtgcaatttcctcaaaaggatcaattgaccgatcttccgctgatcttccaatactccaaccggcatatgataaaggttccattcttaaacaactgcatcaagtcttgatcttcaagtgtctgtgcaaaacattccacgctgaACCGTTTGAATCACCAGAAGATCATAAACTCTACCACCTGAGATTGCGTTTAGaattttaccgaagaaattcaacaaatgaaaaattttatccccccatttctttggtaagatctctaaaccttaacagattctttccacttcaaagaaactgtcgtcaaatgttcaccaattccctccactgagcggaactgtcatcaatcttcattgaatgttctcggttccgaaaattcacgaacatgactttcttctttgcataatctagttgaataagaacgtcccctggtaccccgtaggatctgacttgtatccccccaaagaccaaagtctttgtgaactcgttaggaccggtatagacgttccaggttcatacgtacgtcttcaaatgcgagaatatgtcaataaacaaaatcctttcgaacatttccgaataaccggtaacaatcataaattttgatgcgcggaagcgaacatatcgtgttgtttttggcccataatagtcgcgttaccatttttgtcacttcatcggtaaccgtgactaccccacaatttcaaacatcaagtcttcatcatctcttgtgttcatcatgctgcatcaccccgcgtgttcccaaatcccgtacgaattttgatgttgaaactttgaagcccggtatgaataatccttgcgaacacccgacccgactccaagtgaattaaatgattaaccccaacacactgtctgagttcataaaattccacaacacctggatccttcgaaacatctgcatcaaacgaaagataaacaccaagacagcttcgaaagatgatctttcgaagtctttcgagcacatgtcacatatctttcgagcatctttcgagcacatgtcacagATCTTTCGAACACCTTTCGAAGTTGGACATGGCTGATCCTTCGTACACCTCAGActtgatccttcgaagtctttttgatccttcgaagaaccttttgatccttcgaagaactgatgatctttcgagcactcctgttcatctttcgaatctccttgatcgaaggatgatctttcgaggtcgaAAGTTATCCTTCGATGGTCCTGACACAAGGACAGAAAGTACGACAGGTGTcagaaaagttgatgtggtaggtgaccaactttcgcaaatttcgaagcatgaaaatttgaaatttgaattttgttTGATCCTTCGAAATCTGGTCAATCTTTCGATGGACAACCAACATCTTTCGAGACTTGAAGCTGTCAAGAACATCATGAACACGGAGGACTGTTCATCTGCAGATCCGACGAAAACACTTGTACACGttgttttgatgaagaaaacttgagtatttaagagaaaaacataaaacccaacacccggtttagcacagatctggatatccgggtccagatctgggtttttctcattttcacctttttacatcttgaacaaaaacccacaaaaatcacagatctagagcacatgtgacttagtaaacggttagttttactaaatcgggcaccatggctctgataccaattgtaggtccaggtttcgggaccgaaaccgtgattttcatgataatgttcaaagatggaagagataagagagatgataacaaacaaactttgtattaatccggtagtaaacattacaagtcggcccggttacatgacaaccgaactaataccaaagaagtatacatccggggagaaaccaagtggtgatttctcccggtgaggtctcagacctccattctctctctagcacacacttgtgctctcactcttatgttgcaaatgacaaagtgttggtatttataccaaaacacaggctgcaggtcgaaggatcagactgactggtcgaaacatcatccttcgatcagacagtcttcgaaagatactcacatacctcgaatgatatccttcgatatccttcgaggtccatccttcgatgggtatctttcgagctcatcgaaggatattcataatccttcgatgccttatccttcgacaccaataacaacacagcaactttgtctagcaacacacacacacagtcaaaccaacaaccctctcgtttgaccacttcaaacgagcgggtctatacacgttcgcttgaccgtttcactaactattacaaattcagcataaaataaaactaatctattcgacaagcatcggacacaaaatctgcatcaacactAATCATTGTCttttgtctggcggctgctttgtgtgagtgacgtcattcatcttcatcaagaatactcagtgtattcttgatttctctctcaaatccttgcattctagtgtttcatctgcagtggttgatcatcaggtggattccgcacacctgttggttgctttagctgagtgagatcttggattaggaggcctaaCAATACTTGAACTGCCATCATTGTCCTTTCTCCCGCTTACAAGGAATAACTTCAAAAATATCAGTCAAGCATTGAATATTCTTAGCCGTCAAGAGAAACTCACCACTCTCCTCCTCAATGGTAATTTCATTAACGAAACACTACCTGCTTCAGGAATTTTAGGGTTTCAGAACCTTAAGGTCATGGAAATCGCTGATTGCTGGTTGTTTGGTCAAATTCCAATTTGGCTGATGTCACTAACAAACCTTGAGCTTATCGACCTCTCCGAGAATAACATCAATGGCAAAATTCCTGGATGGTTACAATATCTTCCAAATCTTTTTTATCTCGATTTAGGTGACAATTTACTCTCAGGAGGTTTGCCTGTAGAGCTTACAAGACTTCCAGCACTTGCATCACATCAAGTTCTGGATCAAGTAAAAAATGATAACTTTGAATTACCTGTGTTCCTTGTACCACTAAATGCTTCCAATTGGCAGTATAATTGTCCAGCCTCCTTCCGCCCTACGCTGAACCTTTCTTACAATAACCTAAGTGGAGACATACCAGTTGAGATCGGCAATATGAAGTCTATTCAAGTTCTTGATCTGAGTAATAACTATTTCTCTGGCACCATTCCGAGTTCAATTTCAAACCTCACAAATCTGGAAATATTAGAGCTCTCTCACAATCTTTTATCTGGTGAGATCCCAACGTCCCTTACAATCTTGAACTTTTTGTCTGATTTCAATGTTTCATACAACAATCTGCAAGGTTCAGTACCAACCGGGCGCCAATTTAACACCTTTTCAAACCAAAGTTACGAAGGCAACCCACGATTATGTGGTCCCCCCATGCAAAAGTCTTGTAGCAAGCGATCAGATCCTTCTTCTCCTCCTTCAGGACATAAGAAAGGCCTTTGTTGGATAATCTTGACATGGGTTGTGGGCTTAACTGGGTCAGAAGTGTTTTAGTCTAATGGGTCAGCATGGAGCATGTGGTAGTGTTTAGTTTGCATGGTTGAAGGAATAAGGAAATTGTCACGTGGCTGAAGAATTGAAGTAATTGGTtttatattttagtgtttatttAATAATTGTTACTAGTTTGACTTCGTGTTTAGGTTGACCGAATTCTATGGATATGCAGTTGAGAAAGTGTACGTTAGAAGGATAGAATAGGTCATAGGTTGAGCCTAGTCTTTAGTTTCAGTTGCTATTTTATTGTTTCCCACGTGATGTGTATAAGGCTATTTATAGCTCTTTTGTTTATTGAATAAAAGCAAGTCTCTTCCATCTTTTCTTTTGCAAGTCTCGTTCTTCTACATATTCATCACTATACATTACCTGTGTTCTTTTGTGAGTTAAACTTGGAGCTTAAATCctacatttggtatcagagcttcggcTCATACCAGGGATCGTGAAGGGTTCTTCGTGAACCGTAGAGAGAGTCGAACAAGGCACTGTGTGAGCCGTGTTCATGTGAAGAAGAAGACACCAAATCTGTGTGGAGGTGTTTGGCTGTGTGCTTCAGCGATTTGAATAGAATAGATCTGTGTGATCTTGGAGGATTCTTTGTGAATCGAGAAAAATAGATCTGTGTGTTTTGAAGATAAAACTTACTGTGTGTGGGTTGTCTTTATTGAAGGAAAAGAGGAGAGATCTGTGTGATCAAAGAGAAGGAAAAAAATTCTGTGTGAATTGAAGTTTGAGGGGTGTTTGTTTTGGTTGAAaagtgaaagaaaaaaaaagaaagtagTATTGGTGTTGCTGTAcgagaaaaaaaaaggaaaagataTAAACATTATTAGTTTTATTTTGTTTCTTGATTATTTGGCAGGTAAAGAAAATGGCCGGTGATAAGAAAACGGAAGAAGGTAATACGATTGTACCCGTAAGTAGCCAAGGTAGCAGTAGCATATCGTTGCAATGTCCGAAATTGACGGACACAAATTACACTTCGTGGGCGATTTTGGTCGAAACAATCCTACGGGCAAACGGTCTTTGGGAAGCGATAGATCCGGTCACTGGAGCTACTGTGGAAGACAAGAAAAATTACACAACTAAAGCCATAATTTTTCAGTCTTTACCGGAGGATGTTTTGCTTCTGGTCGCAAAACACAAGTATGCAAAGGACGTGTGGGATTCAATCAAGGTTCGTTATCTAGGGGCTGATAGAGTTCAGAAAGCTCGGCTATCAATTTTAAGAAGCGATTTGGAAAAGCTGAAAATGAAGGAGAGTGAGACACTAGACGAGTATGCGGGAAAGATAAGCGGGATTGAAGCGAAGTTCAAGAACTTAGGATCGACTCTTGAAGACGCAACTATGGTAAGAAAGTTGTTAAATTCCGTTCCTAGGAAATATATGCAGATCGTGGCGTCTATTGAGCAGTACTCGGATGTCGATACGATGCCGTTTGAAGAGGCGGTCGGGCGATTGAAGACGTACGAAGAAAGGCTTAAATCCCATGATGACGAAGAAAATGATCAAGGCCAATTATTGCTTACAAAGGAAGATTGGGAGGAAAGAACTAGGCGGGGTGATTTTGATCAACCCGGACAAGGACGTGGTCGTGGTCAAGGTAGAGGTCGCGGTTATGGTAGAGGTCGAGGTGGTCGGTTCCAAAGCAATGAAGACCGAAAGGATCAAGGTTGGTATAGAGACAAGCGAAACATCAAATGTTATAATTGTCAAGAATACGGACATTATGCGAGCGAGTGTCCTAAGAAGgaaacaaaagaagaagaagCGAATTTGATTCGAGACGAAGATGAACCGACATTGCTTTGAAGAAACGGGTCGATGTCAAGATTATGGGGGTGATTGTTGGATAATCTTGACATGGGTTGTGGGCTTAACTGGGTCAGAAGTGTTTTAGTCTAATGGGTCAGCATGGAGCATGTGGTAGTGTTTAGTTTGCATGGTTGAAGGAATAAGGAAATTGTCACGTGGCTGAAGAATTGAAGTAATTGGTtttatattttagtgtttatttAATAATTGTTACTAGTTTGACTTCGTGTTTAGGTTGACCGAATTCTATGGATATGCAGTTGAGAAAGTGTACGTTAGAAGGATAGAATAGGTCATAGGTTGAGCCTAGTCTTTAGTTTCAGTTGCTATTTTATTGTTTCCCACGTGATGTGTATAAGGCTATTTATAGCTCTTTTGTTTATTGAATAAAAGCAAGTCTCTTCCATCTTTTCTTTTGCAAGTCTCGTTCTTCTACATATTCATCACTATACATTACCTGTGTTCTTTTGTGAGTTAAACTTGGAGCTTAAATCCTACAGCCTTGAGACGGAAATGATCTTTGGACCACTCCTCGGGTTTTGTTTTGGATTTGGGATCATTCTCACATGTCAAGTACACTGCATGCTGTCAGAAAGAACGATTCTCCCTAGATGGATCCATAGGTACTTCATATGGGCATGATGTCCTTTAGTTCCATAGCAACAGTAGATTTCACCAAGGATGCGGGTGTAGTCATATTGTTCCTTATTAGACTAAGTGTTGTAGTATACGGACTAATGTGTAATATGGTTTTCTATATAAGCACCTCTTATGTAACCCTGATGGCATCATCACAATCTAATACATTTACTAAGTTTATCTTTCCAAAATAATGCAAAAGACCACAAGCATCTCACTATAACTGATGTCTAGATAATAACACCAGGGTTTTTCAGTCAAGCAAACATCATTGGCTTCATATAGTTTTTCTTTTTGCTAGTTATGCTTTTTCTTATTTGTGGAAAGGAATTATTTCTTGATAACGGTGTATTAATGTATAAAGAGATACATCTCAACTATAATAATTTGAATGGAAAATGGAAATCTATTTGTATTAATGTATAAAGAGATACATCTCAACTATACATGATTCTtccataaaaaaataaaaaattaatgcCAGGCCTGCTCCTGATTGTGAGCAAGAAAAGCAAGACACAGGGGCGTCTGTGTGGTTAAAGCTTCACGTGTGTGGTTAAAGCTTCACATTGGTATGAAAAAAACTGTATACTTCACTTCATTCTGCTGGTACTTACACAGATAAAGTTTGGTTCAACTGGATGTATAAAACTGTGTTCAGTTTGGTGTAACTAAGGGTACAATGACAACAACTAACGACGTTCTTTttcttgttcttgttcttgttcttgttcttgttcttgttcttgttcaTGATCTAGATACATATATATTCGATCAGCTGATATATATTCAGCTCATTTATTTCAACGGATTGCATCTATAGATCTTTAACAGAGGCACATTTCTTAATCTTAAAAATCTTCCTTTCAAGAAACCAACTCGAAGCTAGTTGCTAGATTCTGCTGGGATTCAGAGTTCATCACAGCGGAAGTATTATGAATGTTGGAATATAACGAAAGGTTATGCAAAAGAATGATTGAAAAAATGAGAACGAATTGGTAGACAATTATATGAAAAAGGGTAAATTATCTTGGTACCGGAATAGTTTGTTGATGACTATATATTTATACATATGAAGGCAACGGTTGATATCGGTGGTTATTCTTTTGGCGGGAATAACCGTCATTTGAAACAGTGCCAATAGTTTAACATACCGTTCCAATTATTTGTCACACCTTATCGAATATCCTAAGTGGTAGTGTTTAACAT is from Helianthus annuus cultivar XRQ/B chromosome 9, HanXRQr2.0-SUNRISE, whole genome shotgun sequence and encodes:
- the LOC110875194 gene encoding LRR receptor-like serine/threonine-protein kinase ERL2, producing the protein MEIADCWLFGQIPIWLMSLTNLELIDLSENNINGKIPGWLQYLPNLFYLDLGDNLLSGGLPVELTRLPALASHQVLDQVKNDNFELPVFLVPLNASNWQYNCPASFRPTLNLSYNNLSGDIPVEIGNMKSIQVLDLSNNYFSGTIPSSISNLTNLEILELSHNLLSGEIPTSLTILNFLSDFNVSYNNLQGSVKKMAGDKKTEEGNTIVPVSSQGSSSISLQCPKLTDTNYTSWAILVETILRANGLWEAIDPVTGATVEDKKNYTTKAIIFQSLPEDVLLLVAKHKYAKDVWDSIKVRYLGADRVQKARLSILRSDLEKLKMKESETLDEYAGKISGIEAKFKNLGSTLEDATMVRKLLNSVPRKYMQIVASIEQYSDVDTMPFEEAVGRLKTYEERLKSHDDEENDQGQLLLTKEDWEERTRRGDFDQPGQGRGRGQGRGRGYGRGRGGRFQSNEDRKDQGWYRDKRNIKCYNCQEYGHYASECPKKETKEEEANLIRDEDEPTLL